A window of the Leucothrix mucor DSM 2157 genome harbors these coding sequences:
- a CDS encoding F0F1 ATP synthase subunit delta — translation MLFDWFTIIAQIFNFLLLMWLLKRFLYKPVLDAIDAREARIATLLKETQASQEQAAGQQAELSTKNAAFETERVGLFEQAKADAAERQKQLLDQAAHEVATQREQWLLALKKEQQTLDQDINQRTRHEVLNVARRALADLSDSELEVQIVKVLIHRVEAMTPEQRKAFNQTADSPSNDVLVRSAFEFTAEQQATLTESLQGVLPTKPAVKFAHDEHLIGGVELVGNGHKLSWNLDAYLSDLDASIKGLIDNKLRFSGAQSNGGA, via the coding sequence GTGTTATTTGACTGGTTTACCATCATTGCGCAGATATTTAATTTTCTGCTGCTGATGTGGTTACTGAAGCGGTTTTTATACAAGCCGGTACTGGATGCGATTGATGCCCGTGAGGCGCGAATTGCCACCTTGCTGAAAGAAACGCAGGCCAGTCAAGAGCAGGCCGCCGGGCAGCAAGCAGAGCTAAGCACTAAAAATGCCGCCTTTGAAACGGAGCGTGTGGGCTTATTTGAGCAAGCAAAAGCGGATGCGGCAGAGCGGCAAAAGCAATTGCTGGATCAGGCCGCCCACGAAGTCGCCACTCAGCGTGAGCAATGGCTACTGGCGTTGAAAAAAGAGCAGCAGACATTGGATCAGGATATTAATCAGCGCACACGTCATGAGGTCTTGAATGTGGCGCGTCGGGCGCTGGCTGATTTGTCTGATAGTGAGCTTGAAGTGCAGATCGTTAAAGTACTCATTCACCGCGTTGAGGCAATGACACCAGAGCAACGTAAAGCCTTTAACCAAACGGCAGATAGCCCGAGTAATGACGTATTGGTGCGCAGTGCCTTTGAGTTTACTGCTGAGCAGCAGGCGACACTCACGGAGTCTTTGCAGGGTGTATTGCCTACCAAGCCAGCGGTGAAGTTTGCCCATGATGAGCATTTAATCGGTGGCGTTGAGCTAGTTGGCAATGGTCACAAGTTGAGCTGGAATCTGGACGCTTATTTGTCTGATCTGGACGCCAGCATCAAAGGCTTAATCGACAATAAATTACGGTTTAGCGGAGCGCAGTCTAATGGCGGAGCTTGA
- a CDS encoding cytochrome ubiquinol oxidase subunit I: MIPDDVVDISRLQFATVALYHFIFVPLTLGMTFLLAIMESVYVMTGKQIYKDMVKFWGKLFGINFALGVATGLTMEFQFGTNWSYYSHYVGDIFGAPLAIEGLMAFFLESTFVGIFFFGWDRLSKVSHLTVTWLMALGTNFSALWILIANGWMQNPVGAEFNIDTMRMEMTSFSEILFNPVAQVKFIHTVSGGYVAGSMFVLSISAWYLLKGRDVGFAKRSFAIAAGFGLASILSVILLGDESGYETGQLQKTKLAAIEAEWETEPAPAAFTLFGFPDQEAKETHNAVKIPYVMGIIATRSLDEEVMGLNDIIKENEVNIRNSMNTYALFEKVRKKEATEAEIAEFQEVKGNLGFALHLKQYAPNVVDATEAQIKKAAEETIPHVAPVFWSFRIMVAAGFTMLGIFALAFLFTARRTVFTKRWFLWASFLSLPLPWIAIETGWVVAEYGRQPWAVGEILPTSAAVSTLTYNDILSSLIGFVVFYTILLIIEVYLMQKFARLGPSSLHTGRYYHEQPGGKLYHAPSTNPEAELM; this comes from the coding sequence ATGATTCCAGATGACGTTGTCGATATATCGCGGCTGCAGTTCGCAACCGTCGCGCTATATCACTTTATTTTCGTTCCCCTCACCTTAGGAATGACCTTTCTGCTAGCCATTATGGAGTCGGTCTATGTTATGACCGGCAAGCAGATCTACAAGGACATGGTTAAGTTCTGGGGAAAACTGTTCGGTATTAACTTTGCACTGGGTGTCGCCACTGGTCTGACCATGGAGTTCCAGTTCGGAACCAACTGGTCCTACTATTCCCATTATGTCGGGGATATCTTCGGTGCGCCCCTGGCGATTGAAGGTTTAATGGCCTTCTTCTTAGAGTCGACCTTTGTTGGTATCTTCTTCTTTGGTTGGGACCGTTTGAGCAAAGTCTCTCACTTAACCGTGACTTGGCTAATGGCGCTGGGAACTAACTTCTCTGCACTGTGGATTTTGATCGCTAACGGCTGGATGCAAAACCCAGTGGGTGCCGAATTCAATATCGACACCATGCGTATGGAGATGACCAGCTTCTCAGAAATCCTGTTTAACCCGGTTGCCCAAGTGAAATTCATTCACACAGTATCTGGTGGTTATGTTGCGGGCTCTATGTTTGTACTGAGCATCAGTGCCTGGTATCTGCTAAAAGGCCGTGACGTTGGTTTTGCCAAGCGCTCGTTTGCGATTGCAGCAGGCTTTGGTTTGGCCTCTATTCTTTCCGTTATCCTGCTGGGTGATGAAAGTGGATATGAAACCGGACAACTGCAAAAAACTAAATTGGCCGCGATCGAAGCAGAATGGGAAACTGAGCCTGCACCTGCAGCCTTCACCCTATTCGGTTTTCCAGATCAGGAAGCCAAAGAAACGCACAATGCCGTTAAGATTCCTTATGTGATGGGTATTATCGCAACGCGCTCTTTAGATGAAGAAGTCATGGGTTTAAATGACATCATCAAAGAAAACGAAGTGAATATCCGCAACAGCATGAATACTTACGCACTGTTTGAAAAAGTTCGTAAAAAGGAAGCCACTGAAGCTGAAATTGCAGAATTTCAGGAAGTTAAAGGCAACTTAGGCTTCGCACTGCACTTGAAGCAATATGCACCAAACGTGGTTGATGCCACTGAAGCGCAAATCAAGAAGGCGGCTGAAGAAACGATTCCTCATGTTGCGCCGGTATTCTGGTCATTCCGGATTATGGTTGCAGCTGGTTTCACAATGTTAGGTATCTTTGCACTGGCCTTCTTGTTTACTGCACGCCGTACTGTATTTACCAAGCGCTGGTTCCTGTGGGCTTCATTCCTCAGCTTACCACTGCCTTGGATTGCGATTGAAACCGGCTGGGTAGTTGCAGAATATGGTCGTCAGCCATGGGCGGTGGGTGAAATACTGCCAACCTCAGCGGCCGTTTCAACACTGACTTACAACGATATTTTGTCCAGCCTGATCGGCTTCGTGGTGTTCTATACCATTCTGCTAATCATTGAAGTGTACCTAATGCAGAAATTTGCGCGCCTCGGCCCAAGCTCACTGCATACCGGACGCTATTACCACGAACAGCCTGGTGGAAAACTCTATCACGCCCCTTCAACAAATCCTGAAGCAGAGCTGATGTAA
- the cydD gene encoding thiol reductant ABC exporter subunit CydD, with protein MSKVTDSAIPAFLKAQKPLTGMYLRLSVGLGLLSGLLLIAQAWSLASIVNAVIFEQAKLGDVVYYLIALLAIFLVRAGLNQASERAAIEAAMRVKRDLRQRLHQRLFDAGPLYLNNERSGELVNTLVDGVDALENYYARYLPTMSLVALIPLSILVFIFPIDWISGLIMVVTAPLIPFFMILIGKGTERLNKKQWRKLARMSAHFLDMIQGLTTLKLFNASRREAQVIARISDDYRRSTMSVLRVAFLSSLLLEFLSTVSIAMVAVIIGFRLMYGELDFFYGFFALLLAPEFYQPLRNMGTHYHARMEAIGAAEKMLEVLEPGTLELEDGVEPLVQVPKSTLEQTAAESADTKLPKTSTIKPAASPDKTDKTDKTDKTDKTDKTDKSLPAEQDWTTFNAESGITIEFAQVSFDYEPSRPALKNISLRIQPHETIAIVGASGAGKSTLMNMLLGFISPQSGEIRINDMPLTPEHFEAWRKQLAWMPQRAHLFHGSVRDNIALGQPEASDQAIKAAAEAAQIADYIETLPALYETAVGERGAGLSGGQIQRIALARAFLKDAPVMLLDEPTAHLDQESEQRIQKSLEQLARNRTVISIAHRLQTIEQADRIVLLEAGEILAIGSHDSLLAEQPRYAEMASRLRQGAL; from the coding sequence ATGTCTAAGGTAACTGATTCAGCTATCCCGGCATTTCTGAAAGCCCAAAAACCGCTGACAGGGATGTATTTACGCCTGTCAGTCGGCTTGGGCTTGCTCTCTGGCCTGTTGCTTATTGCACAGGCCTGGAGCCTTGCCAGTATTGTTAACGCAGTAATTTTCGAGCAAGCCAAACTTGGCGATGTCGTTTATTACTTAATCGCCTTACTGGCCATATTTTTAGTACGCGCCGGGCTAAACCAAGCCTCGGAGCGAGCGGCTATCGAAGCTGCCATGCGGGTCAAACGCGACCTCAGACAACGGCTACATCAACGTTTGTTTGATGCCGGCCCACTCTATTTGAATAATGAACGCAGCGGCGAACTGGTCAACACATTGGTTGATGGCGTCGATGCGCTGGAAAACTACTACGCCCGCTACCTGCCTACCATGTCATTGGTAGCGCTGATCCCCTTATCCATTCTGGTGTTTATCTTCCCGATTGATTGGATTTCCGGGTTGATCATGGTGGTGACTGCCCCCTTGATTCCGTTTTTTATGATACTGATTGGTAAAGGTACCGAGCGGTTAAACAAGAAACAATGGCGCAAGCTGGCGCGCATGAGTGCGCATTTTCTGGATATGATCCAAGGGCTAACAACCCTCAAACTATTTAATGCCAGTCGCCGCGAAGCGCAGGTGATTGCACGCATTTCGGATGATTATCGCCGCAGCACCATGTCGGTACTGCGTGTGGCGTTTTTATCCTCCTTGTTATTGGAATTTCTCTCGACTGTCAGCATTGCCATGGTGGCGGTGATTATTGGTTTTCGCCTGATGTATGGCGAGCTAGACTTTTTCTATGGCTTCTTTGCGCTGCTATTAGCGCCGGAGTTTTACCAGCCGCTGCGTAATATGGGTACCCATTATCATGCGCGGATGGAAGCGATTGGCGCGGCGGAGAAAATGCTGGAAGTGTTAGAGCCGGGAACACTTGAATTAGAAGATGGCGTTGAGCCTTTGGTGCAGGTGCCTAAATCTACTTTAGAGCAAACGGCTGCTGAAAGTGCTGATACCAAGCTACCTAAAACCAGCACCATTAAACCCGCTGCCTCACCTGATAAGACTGATAAGACTGATAAGACTGATAAGACTGATAAGACTGATAAGACTGATAAGAGCTTACCGGCGGAGCAAGACTGGACTACATTTAATGCTGAAAGCGGCATTACAATTGAATTTGCTCAGGTTAGTTTTGACTACGAACCCAGTCGCCCTGCACTAAAAAACATCTCATTACGCATTCAGCCTCATGAAACGATTGCCATTGTCGGTGCCAGCGGTGCCGGTAAAAGCACGCTGATGAATATGCTACTGGGCTTTATCAGCCCGCAGTCTGGTGAAATTCGCATTAACGATATGCCACTAACCCCAGAGCACTTTGAAGCATGGCGCAAGCAACTCGCCTGGATGCCACAACGGGCACACTTATTTCATGGCAGCGTGCGTGACAATATTGCATTAGGCCAACCAGAAGCTAGCGATCAGGCAATTAAAGCCGCAGCTGAAGCCGCACAGATCGCCGATTACATCGAGACTCTGCCAGCACTTTATGAAACAGCCGTTGGCGAACGTGGCGCGGGATTATCTGGCGGTCAAATTCAACGAATCGCATTGGCACGTGCCTTTTTAAAAGATGCGCCGGTTATGTTATTGGATGAGCCTACCGCGCACTTAGATCAGGAAAGTGAACAACGCATTCAAAAAAGCCTTGAGCAGTTAGCGCGAAATCGCACGGTGATTAGTATTGCGCATCGCTTGCAAACTATCGAACAAGCTGACCGCATTGTATTACTGGAAGCCGGTGAAATTCTGGCAATTGGCAGTCACGATAGCTTATTAGCCGAACAGCCTCGCTATGCTGAAATGGCCTCGCGCTTAAGGCAAGGTGCCCTATGA
- a CDS encoding alternate F1F0 ATPase, F1 subunit alpha — protein MAELELNTAVERAFNEVRAASDQFKAPLSTSEIGRIKSVATGIAKVSGLPGVGYEELVKFPGDLYGIAFDLTPDELGVVLLGDYWHLQAGDEVERTGRVVDVPVGNELVGRVINPLGVVLDSKGPLNYTERMPVERPAAAIMDRTPVSVPLQTGIKVIDAMVPIGRGQRELILGDRQTGKTTIAVDAIINQREHGVQCIYCAIGQRASAVAKVVADLEAHGAMAYTTVVVTEGNSPPGLTYIAPYAATSIAEYFMQQGKEVLIVYDDLTNHARAYREISLLLRRPPGREAFPGDIFYIHSRLLERATHLKPELGGGSLTALPIIETEAQNMSAYIPTNLISITDGQVYLSPKLFELGVLPAVDVGRSVSRVGGKAQRKDYRKVAGSLKLAYAQFEELESFARFGTRLDESTRKQLEHGKRIRACLHQGEHQLVPVDMQIALLQALTEGKFDEVALADMPAAEQALYDTLMQSESND, from the coding sequence ATGGCGGAGCTTGAGTTAAATACGGCCGTGGAGCGTGCTTTTAATGAGGTGCGCGCGGCTAGTGACCAATTTAAAGCGCCACTAAGCACTAGTGAGATCGGGCGCATTAAAAGTGTCGCAACCGGTATCGCCAAAGTCAGTGGCTTGCCGGGTGTGGGTTACGAAGAGCTGGTGAAATTCCCCGGGGATCTTTATGGCATCGCCTTTGATTTAACGCCAGATGAGCTTGGTGTGGTGCTGCTGGGTGACTATTGGCACCTGCAAGCCGGTGATGAAGTGGAGCGTACAGGCCGGGTAGTGGATGTGCCCGTTGGCAATGAGCTGGTTGGGCGGGTGATTAATCCTCTGGGTGTGGTGCTGGACAGCAAAGGGCCACTGAATTACACCGAGCGTATGCCGGTTGAGCGCCCCGCGGCGGCGATTATGGATCGCACGCCGGTGTCTGTGCCATTACAAACTGGCATTAAAGTTATTGATGCGATGGTGCCGATTGGTCGTGGCCAGCGTGAATTGATTTTGGGAGACCGGCAAACCGGTAAAACCACCATTGCGGTCGATGCCATTATTAACCAGCGTGAGCATGGCGTGCAGTGCATTTACTGTGCGATTGGCCAGCGCGCGTCAGCAGTGGCCAAAGTGGTGGCGGATCTGGAAGCGCATGGTGCAATGGCGTATACCACGGTCGTGGTAACAGAGGGAAATAGTCCACCAGGTTTAACCTATATCGCACCGTATGCAGCGACTAGCATTGCCGAATACTTTATGCAGCAGGGTAAGGAAGTGCTGATTGTTTATGATGATCTCACCAACCATGCACGTGCTTATCGTGAGATTTCATTGCTGTTGCGTCGGCCACCGGGGCGGGAAGCGTTTCCGGGTGATATTTTCTATATTCATTCGCGCCTGCTAGAGCGGGCAACGCATTTGAAGCCAGAGTTAGGCGGCGGCTCATTGACGGCTTTGCCAATAATCGAAACCGAAGCACAGAATATGTCGGCGTATATCCCAACTAATCTGATTTCGATTACGGATGGGCAGGTGTATTTATCGCCTAAACTCTTCGAGCTGGGTGTATTGCCTGCGGTGGATGTTGGGCGTTCCGTGTCACGGGTAGGGGGCAAGGCACAGCGTAAGGATTACCGTAAAGTGGCGGGTAGTTTGAAGCTGGCTTATGCGCAGTTTGAAGAGCTGGAAAGCTTTGCCCGCTTTGGTACGCGACTGGATGAATCCACACGCAAGCAATTGGAACACGGCAAGCGTATTCGTGCCTGTTTGCATCAGGGTGAGCATCAGTTGGTGCCGGTCGATATGCAGATTGCATTACTTCAGGCATTAACAGAAGGCAAGTTTGATGAGGTTGCACTGGCTGATATGCCTGCTGCGGAGCAAGCCTTGTACGACACGCTGATGCAGAGTGAGAGCAATGACTGA
- a CDS encoding ATP synthase subunit I, translated as MIETLLLALLAGGALGVFFFGGLWLTVRKGMQAAVPAAWFLLSFLLRMAVALAGFYGIAKFGEWQHLALALLGFIVARMVLTRFIPEPLSSPNNEAATEQVAEPLAESLTDNGKEQRHAS; from the coding sequence ATGATTGAAACACTACTATTAGCATTACTCGCCGGTGGCGCATTAGGCGTGTTTTTCTTTGGTGGACTGTGGTTAACAGTGCGCAAAGGGATGCAGGCGGCAGTACCGGCAGCATGGTTCTTGCTGAGCTTTTTGCTGCGTATGGCCGTTGCACTTGCGGGCTTTTATGGCATTGCGAAATTTGGTGAATGGCAGCATTTAGCCTTGGCGCTATTGGGCTTTATCGTGGCGCGCATGGTGCTGACTCGCTTTATCCCAGAGCCATTAAGCTCGCCAAACAATGAGGCAGCTACAGAGCAGGTCGCTGAGCCATTGGCCGAGTCACTGACTGACAATGGCAAGGAGCAACGCCATGCATCTTAG
- a CDS encoding F0F1 ATP synthase subunit A, translating into MHLSSDESIYWQWGFFNLNLTIVTTWAVMLLMVGGAWLVTRKLNDGLEIPRWQNVLEVIVLGVKDQIEEVGLKQSRRYMPFVGTLFLFILVSNLLGVLPWYEPPTGSLSTTAALALCVFLAVPFFGIREQGIANYLKSYVKPTPVMLPFNIISELSRTLALAIRLFGNIMSGAMILAILLMVTPFIFPVLMNVLHLLTGVVQAYIFSILATVYIAAATSGKAA; encoded by the coding sequence ATGCATCTTAGTTCGGATGAGTCAATTTACTGGCAATGGGGCTTTTTTAATTTAAACCTTACGATTGTCACAACTTGGGCCGTCATGCTGCTCATGGTCGGCGGCGCTTGGCTAGTCACTCGTAAGTTGAATGATGGTTTAGAGATTCCGCGTTGGCAAAATGTGCTGGAAGTGATTGTGCTGGGTGTGAAAGATCAAATTGAAGAAGTTGGCCTTAAGCAATCACGCCGCTATATGCCCTTTGTGGGGACTTTGTTCTTATTTATTCTGGTCTCCAATTTGCTGGGTGTATTGCCTTGGTATGAGCCACCAACGGGGTCTTTATCAACCACTGCGGCGCTGGCTTTGTGTGTATTTCTGGCGGTGCCATTTTTTGGTATTCGCGAGCAGGGCATTGCTAACTATCTGAAATCTTACGTAAAGCCAACGCCAGTGATGTTGCCATTTAATATCATCAGTGAATTGTCTCGCACATTGGCACTGGCGATTCGTTTGTTCGGAAATATTATGAGTGGCGCGATGATTTTGGCCATTTTGCTAATGGTAACGCCCTTTATTTTTCCCGTGTTAATGAATGTACTGCATCTGCTAACGGGCGTAGTGCAGGCTTATATTTTTAGTATTTTGGCGACGGTTTATATCGCTGCCGCTACCAGCGGCAAAGCCGCCTGA
- a CDS encoding F0F1 ATP synthase subunit epsilon encodes MTESAMQLQVLLPSKVFARHEAVTSIVLETPEGAYGLLPNRLDCVAILEPGILTYTLAGEKPAYIAVDEGVLVKVGKEVRVSVRNAHAHADLEQLKLMVKNEFLKLSDQELQVRAVLARLESGFMRGFNDLHPH; translated from the coding sequence GTGACTGAGTCCGCCATGCAACTTCAGGTCTTACTGCCCTCCAAGGTGTTTGCACGCCATGAGGCAGTCACCAGCATTGTGCTGGAAACGCCGGAAGGGGCTTATGGCTTGCTGCCAAACCGTTTGGACTGCGTGGCGATACTGGAGCCTGGCATTCTGACTTATACGCTGGCGGGTGAGAAACCTGCCTATATCGCCGTCGATGAAGGCGTCTTGGTTAAAGTGGGAAAGGAGGTGCGGGTGTCGGTGCGTAATGCGCACGCTCATGCGGACCTGGAACAGTTAAAGCTCATGGTAAAAAATGAGTTTCTAAAGCTCAGTGATCAAGAGTTACAAGTGCGGGCGGTGTTGGCGCGCTTGGAAAGTGGTTTTATGCGCGGCTTTAATGATCTTCATCCGCACTAG
- the cydX gene encoding cytochrome bd-I oxidase subunit CydX: protein MWYFAWILGVLLACAFGIINVMWLELNGLDEDE from the coding sequence ATGTGGTATTTTGCCTGGATTCTCGGCGTATTACTGGCCTGTGCTTTCGGTATCATCAATGTGATGTGGCTGGAGCTCAATGGCTTGGATGAAGACGAGTAA
- a CDS encoding AtpZ/AtpI family protein, with protein MNKDSDSRFVKNVDAKATRKLKALRKPGRSVWMGLGTMGIVGWSVAVPTLLGLALGFWLDKHHPGSVSWSLNLLIIGLVIGCASAWHWVSKEDRDMHNDKDANDD; from the coding sequence ATGAATAAGGATAGTGACAGTCGGTTTGTGAAAAATGTGGATGCCAAAGCCACCCGCAAGCTCAAAGCGCTACGCAAGCCGGGGCGCTCGGTATGGATGGGCTTAGGTACCATGGGAATTGTGGGCTGGTCGGTCGCGGTGCCGACATTATTAGGGCTAGCTCTTGGTTTTTGGTTGGATAAGCATCACCCCGGCTCCGTGAGCTGGAGCTTGAATTTATTAATTATTGGCTTAGTGATTGGCTGCGCAAGCGCTTGGCACTGGGTCTCGAAAGAAGATCGCGATATGCATAACGATAAGGATGCAAACGATGATTGA
- the atpD gene encoding F0F1 ATP synthase subunit beta, whose amino-acid sequence MDENLLLANQEPTTAESSFGKIVAVRGSVVDIHFSEHLPAVRNLLKAGPDSGVLLEVQTQLSDELVRAIALTPTAGLARGMSVTDTGGPLQAPVGPHILSRMFDVFGNTIDGGAAPEGVEWRSVHNTPPPLSSRSTKTEVFSTGIKVIDLLVPLERGGKTGLFGGAGVGKTVLLTEMIHNMVGHHNGVSIFCGIGERCREGEELHREMKEAGVLSDMVMLFGQMNELPGSRFRVGHAALTMAEYFRDDEHKDVLLLVDNIFRFIQAGAEVSGLMGQMPSRLGYQPTLSTELAQLEERIANTDAGAITSIQAVYVPADDFTDPAAVHTFSHLSASIALSRKRASEGLFPAVDPLQSHSKMLTPGVVGVRHYELAQSVRRTLAQYEDLKDIIAMLGMEQLSQNDRKVVSRARQLERFLTQPFYTTGQFSGMAGATVSLEDTLDGCERILNDEFIDYPESALYMIGKIDEAKRD is encoded by the coding sequence ATGGACGAAAATTTACTATTGGCTAATCAAGAACCTACAACGGCTGAATCCTCTTTCGGTAAAATTGTTGCAGTGCGGGGTAGTGTGGTGGATATCCACTTTTCTGAGCATTTGCCAGCCGTTCGTAACCTACTGAAAGCAGGACCAGACTCCGGTGTCTTGTTAGAAGTGCAAACACAGCTAAGTGATGAACTGGTACGTGCTATTGCATTGACGCCTACTGCGGGTTTAGCACGCGGCATGTCGGTGACCGATACCGGTGGCCCGCTGCAAGCCCCTGTTGGCCCACATATTTTGTCGCGAATGTTTGATGTGTTTGGCAATACGATTGATGGAGGAGCCGCTCCGGAAGGTGTTGAATGGCGCTCAGTCCATAACACACCACCGCCACTATCGAGCCGTTCGACCAAGACGGAAGTATTTAGTACCGGCATTAAAGTGATCGATTTATTGGTGCCACTGGAACGAGGTGGTAAGACCGGTTTGTTCGGTGGTGCAGGGGTTGGTAAAACCGTGCTGCTGACCGAAATGATTCACAACATGGTCGGTCATCATAATGGCGTGAGTATTTTCTGCGGAATCGGCGAGCGCTGTCGTGAAGGTGAAGAGCTGCATCGTGAGATGAAAGAAGCGGGCGTGCTCTCTGACATGGTAATGCTGTTCGGGCAAATGAATGAATTGCCGGGTAGCCGTTTTCGGGTGGGTCATGCCGCGCTGACCATGGCGGAGTATTTCCGCGATGACGAACATAAAGATGTGCTGCTGTTGGTGGATAACATTTTCCGCTTTATTCAGGCCGGTGCTGAGGTCTCTGGCTTGATGGGGCAAATGCCATCCCGCTTAGGCTATCAGCCAACCTTAAGTACTGAGCTGGCGCAATTAGAAGAGCGCATTGCGAATACCGATGCGGGTGCGATTACCTCGATTCAGGCGGTGTATGTACCGGCGGATGATTTTACTGATCCGGCAGCCGTGCACACGTTCTCGCATTTATCGGCCTCCATTGCTTTATCGCGTAAGCGTGCTAGTGAGGGCTTATTTCCAGCTGTTGATCCTTTGCAGTCGCATTCCAAAATGCTGACGCCGGGTGTGGTGGGTGTGCGACATTATGAGCTGGCGCAATCGGTGCGCCGTACCTTGGCGCAATATGAAGATTTGAAAGACATTATCGCCATGCTGGGGATGGAGCAGTTATCGCAGAATGATCGCAAAGTGGTTTCACGAGCGCGGCAGCTGGAGCGCTTTTTGACGCAACCGTTTTACACCACCGGCCAGTTTAGTGGCATGGCAGGCGCAACGGTTAGTCTTGAAGATACCTTGGATGGCTGTGAGCGCATTCTCAATGATGAGTTTATCGATTATCCGGAAAGTGCGCTGTACATGATCGGCAAGATCGATGAGGCCAAACGTGACTGA
- a CDS encoding F0F1 ATP synthase subunit C, giving the protein MDSLTLIAIVSIITSGLTIAIGGIGPALGEGRAVATALSALAQQPDASSTITRTLFVGLAMIESVAIYCFVVAMILIFANPFWNYAIVAIEKAAGG; this is encoded by the coding sequence ATGGATAGCTTGACCTTAATTGCAATTGTTTCAATTATCACTTCCGGTTTAACCATTGCCATTGGCGGTATTGGGCCGGCATTGGGGGAAGGTAGGGCAGTCGCCACCGCACTGAGTGCATTGGCGCAACAGCCGGATGCTTCATCCACCATTACGCGGACCTTATTTGTTGGTTTGGCGATGATTGAGTCGGTGGCCATTTACTGTTTCGTGGTGGCGATGATTCTGATCTTTGCTAATCCGTTCTGGAATTATGCGATTGTTGCGATTGAAAAAGCCGCTGGAGGTTAA
- the cydB gene encoding cytochrome d ubiquinol oxidase subunit II: MEFIDYTTLKMVWWLLVGVLWLGFALTEGFDMGVGMLLPFVGKTDEERRVAINAVAPHWDGNQVWLILAAGAIFAAWPIVYATTFSGFYLALMLMLFSLFFRPVGFDYRSKLQNKQWRSTWDWGLFISGIVPPLILGVAFGNLFLGVPFHYDDYLRSYYDGNFFLLLHPFAVLSGLLAIAMFAMHGGAYLMMRCGGDVYDRTRQYTQYAALAVLALFAIEGIWLYFGIDGYVISSAIDTGAPANPLTKTVEITAGAWFHNYSEYPLTMIAPLVGLGSAALVFLFVRMRRPALAFLFTTCSMFGIILTGAFALFPFILPSSTHPSHSLTIWDAASSELTLSIMLVATLLFVPIILIYTVWCYAKLWGSYSVEDIRANEHTLY; the protein is encoded by the coding sequence ATGGAATTTATTGATTATACAACACTGAAAATGGTGTGGTGGTTGCTGGTAGGGGTGCTATGGCTTGGCTTTGCACTGACCGAAGGCTTCGATATGGGCGTGGGTATGTTGCTGCCATTTGTGGGCAAAACCGATGAAGAACGTCGCGTTGCGATTAATGCGGTTGCACCACACTGGGATGGTAACCAGGTGTGGTTGATTCTGGCCGCCGGTGCGATCTTTGCGGCATGGCCAATCGTGTACGCAACAACCTTCTCCGGATTCTATCTGGCGCTGATGTTGATGTTGTTCTCGCTGTTTTTCCGCCCAGTCGGTTTTGATTACCGTTCTAAGCTGCAAAACAAGCAATGGCGTAGCACATGGGACTGGGGACTATTCATCTCCGGCATCGTACCTCCACTGATTTTGGGCGTGGCGTTCGGTAACCTGTTCTTAGGCGTACCGTTCCACTATGACGATTACCTGCGTTCTTATTACGACGGTAACTTCTTCTTACTGCTGCACCCATTTGCTGTGTTATCCGGCCTGCTAGCGATCGCTATGTTTGCCATGCACGGTGGTGCTTACCTAATGATGCGCTGTGGTGGCGATGTGTACGACCGTACTCGTCAATACACACAATATGCAGCATTAGCGGTACTGGCGTTGTTCGCGATCGAAGGCATCTGGTTGTATTTTGGGATTGATGGCTATGTGATTAGCAGTGCGATTGATACTGGCGCACCAGCTAACCCACTGACCAAAACGGTTGAAATTACCGCTGGCGCGTGGTTCCACAACTACAGCGAATACCCATTAACCATGATTGCACCATTGGTTGGTCTGGGTTCTGCAGCATTGGTCTTTTTGTTTGTGCGCATGCGTCGTCCTGCATTGGCATTCTTGTTCACCACGTGCAGCATGTTTGGCATTATCCTGACTGGAGCGTTTGCACTGTTCCCATTCATTCTGCCATCCAGCACTCACCCCAGCCATAGTCTGACTATTTGGGATGCGGCATCAAGTGAGCTAACCTTGTCCATTATGTTGGTTGCGACCTTATTGTTCGTACCCATTATTTTGATCTATACCGTTTGGTGTTATGCCAAATTATGGGGCTCATACAGCGTTGAAGACATCCGCGCTAATGAGCATACCCTTTACTAA